A window of the Palleronia sp. LCG004 genome harbors these coding sequences:
- a CDS encoding Rid family detoxifying hydrolase yields MDAIATDTAPAAIGPYSQAVRSGDLLFVSGQLPIDPETGEFAPGGSVAQMRQCMANIAAIAEAAGTSMAKTVKTTILVTDLSNFADLNAAYGESFSAPFPARACYQVAALPRGAMVEVEAVIELS; encoded by the coding sequence ATGGACGCCATCGCCACCGACACCGCCCCCGCCGCAATCGGTCCCTATTCCCAGGCCGTCAGAAGCGGCGACCTGCTCTTCGTCTCGGGCCAGCTTCCCATCGATCCGGAGACGGGCGAGTTCGCCCCCGGGGGGTCGGTCGCACAGATGCGTCAGTGCATGGCGAACATCGCGGCCATCGCCGAGGCCGCCGGGACCAGCATGGCCAAGACCGTCAAGACGACGATCCTCGTGACCGACCTGTCGAACTTCGCCGATCTCAACGCCGCCTACGGCGAGAGCTTCAGCGCGCCCTTTCCGGCCCGCGCCTGCTATCAGGTGGCGGCCCTGCCGAGGGGCGCGATGGTCGAGGTCGAGGCGGTCATCGAGCTGTCATGA
- a CDS encoding peroxidase-related enzyme (This protein belongs to a clade of uncharacterized proteins related to peroxidases such as the alkylhydroperoxidase AhpD.) gives MSAMPPIRIKPLTWTPHLPPVEVEDATSAQLSAMKVTPSAKKVSPYVRTLAHDPDSYVARTILFNAIMYAEGGLPRPDRELGALAASMVNGCMYCANVHARQHIRLSGTSHTIAALWRAERDRLPARDLAIVEFAEALTATPPEADETHVEALRACGMSDFEINDLIHAIAIFGWANRLMHPLGHSET, from the coding sequence ATGAGCGCCATGCCCCCCATCCGCATCAAGCCCCTGACGTGGACGCCACATCTTCCCCCCGTCGAGGTCGAGGATGCCACCTCTGCCCAGCTGAGTGCGATGAAGGTCACGCCTTCGGCCAAGAAGGTGTCGCCCTACGTGCGGACGCTGGCACACGATCCGGACAGCTACGTCGCGCGCACCATCCTCTTCAACGCGATCATGTATGCCGAGGGCGGCTTGCCCCGGCCCGACCGCGAGCTTGGCGCGCTGGCGGCCTCGATGGTGAACGGCTGCATGTACTGCGCCAACGTCCATGCCCGCCAGCATATCCGTCTGAGCGGCACGTCCCATACCATCGCCGCGCTCTGGCGGGCGGAGCGCGACCGCCTGCCGGCCCGCGATCTGGCGATCGTCGAGTTTGCCGAGGCTCTCACCGCCACGCCCCCCGAGGCTGACGAAACCCATGTCGAAGCCCTGCGGGCTTGCGGCATGAGTGATTTCGAGATCAACGACCTCATCCATGCCATCGCGATCTTCGGCTGGGCCAACCGCCTGATGCATCCGCTCGGCCATTCCGAAACCTGA
- a CDS encoding TRAP transporter large permease: MTLGLIVIGGFILLMLLGVPVTMAIGAGSIFGLYWSGFGSQGMVVPQQILDGAAKPALLAIPFFILAGNLMNAIGLTDRIFNFALALVGHFRAGLAYVNVIASLLFSGVSGAATADIAGLGQLEVKAMRARGYSPEFAAALTVATSLVGPIVPPSISLIVYAWLANESVARLFLAGIVPGILVAASFIAYIRVVSIWVPMPREPRADLKGIGRAAIEGLPALVAPAIIMGAIVFGFATATEAGVIACAYSLLIGLAYRSLDMKKLWTAFVESTVLSALIMMIIGFSQIMGWLFAFEQVPQAFASGILDAIDSRAVFLGFTIVLLVVIGCFMEASPAKIILLPLLLPVADAFGIDRVQFGMIITLALLLGIATPPLGVGLYLMSAVSGVRFEKLAIAILPLMIPPIVALILIATFPQITLWLPDLVMGPAQ, encoded by the coding sequence TGCTGCTGGGCGTGCCGGTCACCATGGCGATCGGGGCGGGCTCGATCTTCGGCCTCTACTGGTCCGGTTTCGGCAGTCAGGGCATGGTGGTTCCCCAGCAGATCCTCGACGGTGCGGCGAAACCCGCGCTGCTGGCGATCCCGTTCTTCATCCTCGCCGGCAACCTGATGAACGCCATCGGGCTGACGGACAGGATATTCAACTTCGCCCTCGCGCTCGTCGGGCATTTTCGCGCGGGCCTCGCCTACGTCAACGTCATCGCCTCGCTGCTCTTCTCGGGTGTTTCGGGGGCGGCGACAGCCGATATCGCCGGTCTCGGCCAGCTCGAGGTGAAGGCGATGCGGGCGCGGGGATACTCGCCCGAATTCGCCGCCGCGCTGACCGTCGCAACCTCGCTCGTCGGGCCGATCGTGCCTCCGTCGATCAGCCTGATCGTCTACGCCTGGCTCGCCAACGAATCCGTCGCCCGCCTTTTCCTCGCCGGAATCGTGCCGGGGATCCTCGTGGCGGCCTCCTTCATCGCCTATATCCGGGTGGTCTCGATCTGGGTGCCCATGCCGCGCGAGCCGCGCGCCGATCTCAAGGGCATCGGCCGGGCCGCGATTGAGGGCCTTCCCGCACTCGTCGCCCCCGCGATCATCATGGGGGCCATCGTCTTCGGCTTCGCCACCGCGACCGAGGCCGGGGTCATCGCCTGCGCATATTCGCTTCTGATCGGGCTGGCCTACCGCTCGCTCGACATGAAGAAGCTCTGGACGGCCTTCGTGGAAAGCACCGTGCTCTCGGCGCTGATCATGATGATCATCGGTTTCTCGCAGATCATGGGGTGGCTCTTCGCCTTCGAGCAGGTGCCCCAGGCCTTCGCCAGCGGGATCCTCGATGCCATCGACAGCCGCGCCGTGTTCCTCGGCTTCACCATCGTGCTGCTCGTCGTCATCGGGTGCTTCATGGAAGCCTCACCGGCGAAGATCATCCTGCTGCCGCTGCTTCTGCCAGTGGCCGACGCCTTCGGGATCGATCGGGTGCAGTTCGGAATGATCATCACGCTCGCCCTGCTGCTTGGCATCGCCACGCCTCCGCTGGGGGTCGGTCTCTATCTCATGTCCGCCGTCTCGGGCGTCCGGTTCGAGAAGCTGGCCATCGCGATCCTGCCGCTCATGATTCCTCCCATCGTCGCGCTCATCCTCATCGCGACCTTCCCGCAGATCACCCTCTGGCTTCCGGATCTCGTGATGGGGCCGGCGCAATGA
- a CDS encoding PLP-dependent cysteine synthase family protein codes for MNLEKLPLPDCAERDWARRAITILEGDGRRSADTHLLAPVFEGLEGISIYLKDESTHPTGSLKHRLARSLVLYGICNGHIRQGTTLVEASSGSTAVSEAYFARLLRLPFIAVMPRSTSRQKIGEIERFGGRCHFVDSPGEVYAAAERVATETGGHYLDQFTFAERATDWRGNNNIAESIFEQMQAEENPVPEWVVMSAGTGGTSATLGRYIRYRNLPTQLCVADVECSAFYDCYRTGDRDTTCAEPSRIEGIGRPRVEPSFVPSVIDHMIRVPDAASIAAMRVLSDRIFRRVGGSTGTNFFATLSIAARMMAAGQEGSIVTLVCDSGARYTDTYYDDGWLNARGLDIAPWIEPIETFLARGDASVLWP; via the coding sequence ATGAACCTCGAGAAGCTTCCCCTCCCCGATTGCGCCGAGCGGGACTGGGCGCGGCGTGCCATCACGATCCTCGAGGGAGACGGACGACGCTCGGCCGACACCCACCTGCTGGCACCGGTCTTCGAAGGCCTCGAGGGGATCTCGATCTACCTCAAGGACGAAAGTACCCACCCCACCGGGAGCCTGAAGCACCGGCTGGCCCGCTCGCTGGTGCTCTATGGGATCTGCAACGGGCACATCCGGCAGGGCACGACGCTGGTCGAGGCCTCCTCGGGTTCGACCGCCGTGTCGGAGGCCTATTTCGCCCGGTTGCTGAGGCTGCCCTTCATCGCGGTGATGCCCCGCTCGACCTCGCGTCAGAAGATCGGGGAGATCGAGCGGTTCGGGGGGCGCTGTCACTTCGTGGACAGCCCCGGAGAGGTCTATGCCGCGGCCGAGCGCGTCGCGACGGAAACGGGCGGGCATTATCTCGACCAGTTCACATTCGCCGAACGGGCGACCGATTGGCGTGGCAACAACAACATCGCCGAAAGCATCTTCGAGCAGATGCAGGCCGAGGAGAATCCCGTTCCCGAATGGGTCGTCATGAGCGCGGGAACGGGCGGCACCTCGGCCACGCTGGGGCGGTACATACGCTACCGCAACCTGCCCACGCAGCTTTGCGTGGCCGATGTCGAATGCTCTGCCTTCTACGACTGCTACCGCACCGGGGATCGCGACACGACCTGCGCCGAGCCTTCGCGCATCGAGGGGATCGGACGCCCACGCGTCGAGCCTTCGTTCGTTCCGTCGGTGATCGACCACATGATCCGGGTGCCGGACGCGGCCTCCATCGCGGCCATGCGGGTGCTCTCCGACCGGATCTTCCGGCGCGTCGGCGGCTCGACGGGAACGAACTTCTTTGCCACTCTCTCCATAGCGGCGCGGATGATGGCTGCGGGACAGGAAGGGTCCATCGTCACGCTCGTCTGCGACAGCGGCGCGAGGTATACCGACACTTACTACGACGACGGCTGGCTGAACGCCCGAGGCCTCGATATCGCGCCGTGGATCGAGCCGATCGAGACGTTCCTCGCGCGGGGCGACGCCTCCGTCCTCTGGCCGTAG
- a CDS encoding esterase — protein sequence MSRHTRPDAVDRAAGLTEGDATFALRADRPEYLEGAEACRASVLTPKDDLGLSPALRYALARRVALGGGNAALLAEYPAPEDSALTSLAEGRTPEDRRLRALAAHADLIARRPGAAGPEDLAALQAAGITVPQIIALSELLAFVCFQIRIAHGLSLLKGTA from the coding sequence ATGAGCCGTCATACCCGACCCGACGCGGTCGACCGCGCCGCCGGTCTGACCGAAGGCGACGCGACCTTCGCGCTGCGCGCCGACCGTCCGGAGTATCTGGAGGGTGCGGAAGCCTGCCGTGCCTCGGTCCTGACGCCGAAGGACGACCTCGGCCTCTCGCCCGCCTTGCGGTACGCCCTCGCCCGCCGGGTGGCACTCGGGGGCGGCAACGCCGCCCTGCTGGCCGAATACCCCGCCCCGGAGGACAGCGCGCTCACCTCGCTCGCGGAAGGTCGGACACCGGAGGATCGGCGTCTCAGGGCCCTTGCCGCCCATGCCGATCTGATCGCCCGTCGCCCCGGTGCCGCCGGGCCGGAGGATCTGGCGGCGCTCCAGGCCGCGGGGATCACCGTCCCGCAGATCATCGCGCTCTCCGAGCTTCTGGCCTTCGTCTGCTTCCAGATCCGGATTGCGCACGGACTTTCCCTGCTGAAAGGGACCGCATGA